In Amycolatopsis sp. EV170708-02-1, the following are encoded in one genomic region:
- a CDS encoding alpha/beta hydrolase, whose translation MDPELEAFIALFPAANLDDPIADREKLAKLATSVPPPDTSAMEVEDRTVPGDPGVPIRIYRPREAQGAVIWLHGGGWVMGNLETEHPWAARLAEASDAVVISVEYRLAPENPFPAAFDDVYAVLNWTADHAAELGVSPDRIAVGGHSAGGGLAAATALRVRDEGGPRICFQLLNQPGLDDRQESWSARNFTDTPWMNRAKITAAWGHYLNGKPAPSPYAAPSRATDLSGLPPAYVAAAEFCPNRDENIEYALRLLQAGVSVELHQWPGTFHGSQAILSAEVSRRQIDELGGVLRRALAAS comes from the coding sequence ATGGATCCCGAACTCGAAGCCTTCATCGCCCTCTTCCCCGCGGCGAACCTCGACGACCCGATCGCGGACCGCGAGAAGCTCGCGAAGCTGGCCACGTCGGTGCCGCCGCCCGACACCTCGGCCATGGAGGTCGAAGACCGGACGGTGCCCGGCGACCCCGGCGTCCCGATCCGGATCTACCGGCCGCGCGAGGCACAGGGCGCCGTCATCTGGCTGCACGGCGGCGGCTGGGTCATGGGCAACCTGGAGACCGAGCACCCTTGGGCGGCGCGGCTCGCCGAAGCCTCCGACGCGGTGGTCATCTCGGTCGAATACCGGCTGGCACCGGAGAACCCGTTCCCGGCCGCGTTCGACGACGTCTACGCCGTGCTGAACTGGACGGCGGACCACGCGGCCGAGCTCGGCGTCTCGCCCGACCGGATCGCGGTCGGCGGGCACAGCGCGGGCGGTGGCCTCGCGGCGGCGACGGCCTTGCGGGTCCGCGACGAAGGCGGCCCGCGGATCTGCTTCCAGCTGCTCAACCAGCCGGGGCTCGACGACCGGCAGGAGTCGTGGTCGGCGCGCAACTTCACCGACACGCCGTGGATGAACCGCGCCAAGATCACCGCCGCGTGGGGGCACTACCTGAACGGAAAGCCCGCGCCTTCGCCCTATGCCGCTCCTTCGCGGGCCACTGATCTCTCCGGCCTTCCGCCCGCGTACGTGGCCGCCGCCGAGTTCTGCCCCAACCGCGACGAGAACATCGAGTACGCGCTCCGACTGCTTCAGGCGGGGGTTTCGGTCGAGCTGCACCAGTGGCCGGGCACCTTCCACGGGTCGCAGGCGATCCTGTCCGCCGAGGTGTCCCGCCGTCAGATCGACGAACTGGGCGGCGTCCTGCGCCGCGCGCTGGCCGCGTCATGA
- a CDS encoding CdaR family transcriptional regulator: protein MEALAARLSHLDPDVEGVIRVVMFYDTLMRRRVDLPALARATAGLSECAAGIRLHSTGRTIRMAPDGREAAPASEPVSTTTAVTLDDEEIGTVWLERVGEPGALDEAVLDRLAIAVATVVERYGPARTTMADPALVELVISSASDDAARNRALRLLGFPGDAPIRVIAVRSGLPLEKIGARICHGRPVKAASLGDVGIILAAAVDPARFPEDVRAGIGDAECPHRSWQDATTALRFTTARRPVIHYRDLGALALLARIPEEDTRANADVVAITKLAADPEDLRTLDAYCATGSVRQAADSLHLHHSSVARRLTQIGKALDIDLTDPLGLTRVRLALTAWRLLGE, encoded by the coding sequence ATGGAGGCATTGGCCGCGCGGTTGTCGCATCTGGATCCCGACGTCGAGGGCGTGATCCGGGTCGTGATGTTCTACGACACCTTGATGCGGCGCCGGGTCGACCTCCCCGCGCTCGCACGCGCCACCGCGGGCCTGTCGGAATGCGCGGCGGGCATCCGGCTCCACAGCACGGGCCGGACCATCCGCATGGCACCCGACGGACGCGAAGCCGCTCCGGCGTCCGAGCCCGTGTCCACCACGACGGCGGTCACCCTCGACGACGAAGAGATCGGCACGGTTTGGCTGGAACGCGTGGGAGAGCCCGGTGCCCTCGACGAAGCGGTGCTGGACCGCCTCGCGATCGCCGTGGCGACGGTCGTCGAGCGATACGGCCCGGCCCGCACCACGATGGCCGATCCGGCGCTGGTGGAACTCGTGATCAGCTCCGCCAGTGACGACGCCGCCAGGAACCGGGCCTTGCGGCTGCTGGGTTTCCCCGGCGACGCGCCGATCCGCGTGATCGCGGTCCGGTCCGGACTCCCGCTCGAGAAGATCGGGGCCCGGATCTGCCACGGGCGCCCGGTCAAGGCCGCGTCACTCGGCGACGTCGGCATCATCCTGGCCGCCGCGGTGGATCCGGCCCGGTTCCCCGAAGACGTCCGGGCGGGGATCGGCGACGCCGAATGCCCGCATCGGTCCTGGCAGGACGCGACGACCGCGCTGCGGTTCACGACCGCGCGCCGTCCGGTGATCCACTATCGCGACCTGGGCGCGCTGGCGCTGCTCGCGCGGATCCCGGAAGAGGACACGCGGGCCAACGCCGACGTCGTCGCGATCACGAAGCTGGCCGCGGATCCGGAGGATCTGCGGACGCTGGACGCGTACTGCGCCACGGGTTCCGTGCGCCAGGCCGCCGATTCCCTGCACCTGCACCACAGCAGCGTGGCGCGACGGCTGACGCAGATCGGCAAGGCCCTGGACATCGACCTGACCGACCCGCTCGGCCTGACGCGGGTGAGGCTCGCCCTCACCGCTTGGCGCCTGCTCGGCGAGTGA